From a region of the Thiorhodovibrio winogradskyi genome:
- a CDS encoding RDD family protein produces the protein MIINDSSSNLSYAGFWFRFIAAIVDIILCQILIIVIVFPLAYVLGLYMAETASASDIESTGEALGTILGIFIQWLYFTVQESSTWQATVGKKMFGMTVTDMGGKRISFGRANARYWSKILSALILMIGYLMVAFTAKKQGLHDLIAGTLVLRNTHNEQ, from the coding sequence ATGATAATAAATGATAGTTCCAGCAATCTGAGCTACGCTGGTTTTTGGTTTCGTTTTATCGCTGCCATTGTTGACATTATCCTTTGTCAAATATTGATCATTGTCATTGTTTTTCCACTTGCCTATGTGCTCGGTCTGTATATGGCGGAAACCGCATCTGCATCTGACATTGAAAGCACAGGAGAAGCTTTAGGAACAATTCTGGGCATCTTTATACAGTGGCTCTACTTTACTGTTCAAGAGTCCTCCACTTGGCAAGCGACTGTCGGAAAGAAGATGTTCGGGATGACTGTTACTGATATGGGTGGCAAACGCATCAGCTTTGGGCGGGCTAACGCAAGGTACTGGTCGAAGATCCTCTCCGCATTAATTTTGATGATCGGTTACCTCATGGTTGCCTTCACGGCAAAGAAACAGGGTCTACATGATCTCATTGCGGGGACTCTTGTGCTTCGAAATACGCACAATGAGCAATAA
- a CDS encoding helicase-related protein: MKLLDNTNALFGDDLKDSLRPGSRLRVAASCFSIYAFEALKAELAKVERLEFIFTAPTFVASEVTDRLRKERREFYIPKLGRETSLYGTEFEIHLRNQLTQRAIARECADWIRQRARFKSNRTQAPMQGFAHLGGAASGGGGDAVYMPLSGFTLTDLGYQKGNAVSNFVNRLDEPAHTQSYLQLFEQVWSDPEQLEDVTEAICRHIESVYQENPAERIYFLMLYHIFREFLDDVDEDVLPNDRTGYQETQVWQKLFNFQRDAATGIINKLETYNGCILADSVGLGKTFTALAVIKYYELRNRSVLVLCPKKLADNWLNYNANLKTNLFAADRFNYDVLCHTDLSRTQGESFGIPLNKINWGNYDLVVIDESHNFRNNDAFKERETRYQRLMNQVIREGVKTKVLMLSATPVNNRFTDLRNQLALAYEGQSDQLSRHLRSDSSVEEIFRQAQKAFNSWSLLAPEQRTPASILRALDFEFFELLDAVTIARSRRHIETFYDTRDIGSFPERLKPKSYHCPLTHRRDVMDFNEIFTQLSALKLAIYAPISYVLPSRLAKYEALYDTDPASGGAPLRQVDRERSLQALMTTNLLKRLESSVEAFRLTLRQLSNNLSNTLKAIETFEANGGGSVPTSFSPVFNDEELEDEELAGLEEFTVGNRVQISLADMDLLAWQHDLRGDLVLIDGLLASMDRVAPEDDSKLQQLKAVVLDKLDQPINPGNRKVLIFTAFADTANYLFAHLAPVLRQERGLESGRITGTGAPKTTLNTGHKAGYDVQSVLTLFAPRAKDKALILPDDPAELDVLIGTDCISEGQNLQDCDTLINYDIHWNPVRIIQRFGRIDRIGSPNARIQLINFWPDITLDEYINLKERVENRMVIADVAATGDDNVLTAKSNDIAYRKEQLQRLQDEVIELEDVKTGVSITDLGLNDFRMDLLHYVKAHGELDKSPKGLHAVIPADVARGLHPGVIFLLRNIHDSVNIDQQNRLHPHYLVYIDHQGELIADHTQVKRLLDLIRTGCKGCDQPVADLCDLFNQHTQDGRDMRRYSELLTDAIRSMIEVKDEQDIDSLFSGGHTSALVNRIAGLEDFELIAFIVVL, from the coding sequence ATGAAACTTCTCGACAACACGAACGCGCTGTTCGGCGATGATCTAAAAGACAGCCTGCGGCCTGGTTCTCGGCTGCGGGTGGCGGCGTCGTGTTTTTCGATCTATGCCTTCGAGGCGTTGAAGGCGGAGCTTGCCAAGGTCGAGCGGCTGGAGTTCATTTTCACCGCGCCGACTTTTGTGGCTTCGGAGGTGACGGATCGGCTGAGGAAGGAGCGGCGGGAGTTTTATATCCCGAAGCTCGGGCGCGAGACGAGTCTGTACGGAACGGAGTTTGAGATTCATCTGCGCAATCAGTTGACTCAGCGGGCCATTGCGCGGGAGTGTGCGGACTGGATTCGGCAGCGGGCGCGTTTTAAGTCGAACCGAACGCAGGCTCCGATGCAGGGGTTCGCGCACCTCGGGGGTGCTGCGTCGGGCGGTGGCGGGGATGCGGTCTATATGCCTTTGAGCGGATTTACCCTGACTGACCTGGGGTACCAGAAAGGCAACGCGGTCTCCAATTTCGTCAACCGGCTGGATGAACCGGCCCATACGCAGAGCTACCTGCAACTTTTTGAGCAAGTCTGGTCCGATCCAGAACAGCTCGAAGATGTCACCGAGGCGATTTGCCGGCACATTGAGTCGGTCTACCAGGAAAACCCGGCGGAGCGGATTTACTTCCTGATGCTGTATCACATCTTCCGGGAGTTCCTGGACGATGTTGACGAGGACGTGCTACCGAACGACCGCACTGGGTATCAGGAAACCCAGGTTTGGCAGAAGCTGTTTAACTTCCAGCGTGATGCGGCCACCGGCATCATCAACAAGCTTGAGACCTACAACGGCTGCATCCTGGCTGACAGTGTCGGGCTGGGCAAGACCTTCACCGCGCTGGCGGTCATCAAGTATTACGAGTTGCGCAACCGCTCCGTGCTGGTGTTGTGCCCGAAGAAGCTGGCCGACAATTGGCTGAACTACAACGCCAATCTCAAGACGAATCTGTTCGCGGCGGATCGCTTCAACTACGACGTGCTGTGCCACACGGACCTCTCGCGCACCCAGGGGGAGTCCTTCGGTATCCCGCTGAACAAGATCAACTGGGGCAACTACGACTTGGTCGTGATCGACGAGTCGCACAACTTTCGTAACAACGATGCCTTCAAGGAGCGGGAGACGCGCTACCAGAGGCTGATGAACCAGGTCATCCGCGAGGGCGTGAAGACCAAGGTGCTGATGCTCTCCGCCACCCCGGTGAACAACCGCTTCACCGACCTGCGCAATCAACTGGCGCTGGCCTACGAAGGCCAGTCCGACCAGCTCAGCCGGCATTTGCGCAGCGACAGCAGCGTGGAGGAAATCTTCCGTCAGGCACAAAAGGCGTTCAATAGCTGGAGCCTGCTCGCCCCGGAGCAACGCACACCGGCCAGCATTCTGCGGGCGTTGGATTTTGAGTTCTTCGAGCTGCTCGATGCGGTGACCATCGCCCGCTCCCGCCGCCATATCGAGACCTTCTACGACACCCGCGACATCGGCTCCTTCCCCGAGCGTCTGAAGCCGAAGTCCTACCATTGTCCGCTCACGCACCGCCGCGACGTGATGGACTTCAACGAGATTTTCACCCAGCTCTCGGCGCTCAAGCTCGCGATCTACGCCCCAATCAGCTATGTCTTGCCCTCGCGGCTGGCCAAGTACGAGGCGCTCTACGATACCGACCCGGCCAGCGGCGGCGCGCCCCTGCGGCAGGTGGACCGCGAGCGCAGCCTGCAAGCGCTGATGACCACCAACCTGCTCAAGCGGCTGGAAAGCTCGGTGGAGGCCTTCCGGCTCACCTTGCGCCAACTCAGCAACAACCTGAGCAACACGCTAAAAGCCATCGAAACCTTCGAGGCCAACGGCGGCGGCAGTGTGCCGACCAGCTTCAGCCCCGTCTTCAACGACGAGGAGCTGGAAGACGAAGAGCTAGCAGGGCTTGAAGAGTTCACCGTCGGCAATCGGGTACAGATCAGCCTTGCCGACATGGACTTGCTCGCCTGGCAGCATGATCTGCGCGGCGACCTGGTGCTAATCGACGGCCTGCTGGCGTCGATGGATCGGGTCGCGCCCGAGGACGACAGCAAGCTGCAACAGCTCAAGGCGGTGGTGCTCGACAAGCTCGACCAGCCGATCAACCCCGGCAACCGCAAGGTGCTGATCTTCACCGCCTTTGCCGATACCGCGAATTACCTGTTCGCGCACCTCGCCCCGGTGCTGCGGCAGGAACGCGGACTGGAGAGCGGGCGCATCACCGGCACCGGCGCGCCCAAGACCACCCTGAACACCGGGCACAAGGCCGGCTATGACGTGCAATCGGTACTGACGCTGTTCGCGCCGCGCGCCAAGGACAAGGCGCTGATCCTGCCCGATGACCCGGCCGAGCTGGACGTGCTGATCGGCACCGACTGCATCTCCGAGGGGCAGAACCTGCAAGACTGCGACACCCTGATCAACTACGACATCCACTGGAACCCGGTGCGCATCATCCAGCGCTTCGGGCGCATCGACCGCATCGGCTCGCCCAATGCGCGCATTCAGTTGATCAACTTCTGGCCCGACATCACGCTCGATGAGTACATCAACCTCAAAGAGCGGGTCGAGAATCGCATGGTGATCGCCGATGTCGCCGCCACCGGCGATGACAATGTGCTCACTGCCAAAAGCAACGACATCGCCTATCGCAAGGAGCAGCTTCAGCGCCTGCAAGACGAGGTCATCGAGTTGGAAGACGTGAAGACCGGCGTCTCCATCACCGATCTGGGCCTCAACGACTTTCGCATGGACCTGCTTCATTATGTGAAAGCCCATGGCGAGCTGGACAAGTCGCCCAAGGGGCTGCATGCCGTGATCCCGGCCGACGTTGCGCGCGGGCTGCACCCCGGGGTCATCTTCCTGCTGCGCAACATCCATGACAGCGTCAACATCGACCAGCAGAACCGGTTGCACCCGCATTATCTGGTGTATATTGACCACCAGGGCGAGCTGATCGCGGATCACACCCAGGTCAAGCGCCTGCTCGATCTGATCCGCACTGGCTGCAAGGGCTGCGATCAACCCGTCGCGGACCTGTGCGACCTATTTAACCAACATACCCAAGATGGTCGCGACATGCGCCGCTACTCCGAGCTGCTCACCGACGCCATCCGCTCCATGATCGAGGTCAAAGACGAGCAGGACATCGACAGCCTGTTCAGCGGCGGTCACACCAGCGCCCTGGTCAACCGCATCGCCGGGCTCGAAGACTTCGAGCTGATCGCCTTCATCGTGGTGCTGTGA